A stretch of Arachis hypogaea cultivar Tifrunner chromosome 15, arahy.Tifrunner.gnm2.J5K5, whole genome shotgun sequence DNA encodes these proteins:
- the LOC112750056 gene encoding pre-mRNA-splicing factor SPF27 homolog has protein sequence MADGGNGDLPMLEAPPSYGRQTCSSIDALPYIDSDYADPRVKAEVDRLVEEEMRRSTKKPADFLNDLPPLPTFNFQEYPMVGREYERVRAGRPPVALDRSRYELETPTVSKRNDETAWKQALQRSQRLLQYQITRMENLDLLLKYGPDAWKQHNNRLEVYLTRMQKLAQELNEKIEKVNRERKYHQQNTAYELDALSMQWKDLCQKNIAIQTACASLEARIIELETEAAERGWNLEAITENGTLAQFRSMTLAP, from the exons ATGGCGGATGGAGGCAATGGCGACTTACCGATGCTGGAAGCTCCACCTTCTTATGGGCGCCAAACATGTTCTTCCATCGATGCTTTACCTTACATCGACTCAGACTACGCCGACCCCAGAGTGAAGGCGGAGGTTGACCGTTTAGTGGAGGAAGAAATGCGCCGCAGCACCAAGAAGCCCGCCGACTTCCTCAACGACTTGCCCCCTCTTCCCACCTTCAATTTTCAG GAGTACCCAATGGTTGGTAGAGAGTACGAGCGTGTAAGAGCTGGAAGGCCTCCCGTTGCTCTTGATCGGTCTCGTTATGAATTGGAAACGCCAACTGTCAGTAAGAGGAACGATGAAACTGCTTGGAAGCAAGCACTTCAGAGATCTCAACGCCTTCTGCAATATCAGATTACCAG GATGGAAAATCTTGATTTGTTGTTAAAATATGGACCTGATGCTTGGAAACAACACAACAATCGATTGGAAGTATATTTGACAAG AATGCAGAAATTAGCTCAGGAACTAAATGAAAAGATTGAGAAAGTAAATCGTGAAAGGAAATATCATCAG CAAAATACGGCATACGAGCTCGATGCTTTGTCAATGCAGTGGAAGGATCTGTGTCAGAAAAATATAGCAATACAAACTGCGTGTGCTTCACTTGAAGCTCGCATAATAGAACTGGAGACAGAAGCAGCAGAAAG GGGTTGGAACTTGGAAGCCATCACGGAAAATGGGACCCTTGCTCAATTCAGAAGTATGACATTAGCAccttga
- the LOC114925337 gene encoding uncharacterized protein: MVSPTGYSRTEQEYNKNYQRLRERGEAYAQWCDEIGVQRWVLAFDGGHRWGHMTTNLVECINSVLKGARNLPVTAIVKSTFYRLNELFTRKSAEAHERVRNGFTYSEFATKRVEESFRRAGNIVVNRFDRRNEMFEVREMQDGSIHTVNLAQRHCDCGHFQVERLPCRHVLACCANQRLDWQIYVHDVYKMSEICKVYRGEFVPMGDPSTWAPYEGAKVIANWTLRRATKGRPKSTRYLNEMDSRDMRRPRRCTICGREGHSQSRCPQRAESSSARNQA; the protein is encoded by the coding sequence ATGGTTTCTCCAACAGGATATTCTAGGACGGAGCAAGAGTACAACAAAAACTACCAAAGGCTGAGAGAGCGGGGTGAGGCGTATGCGCAATGGTGTGATGAGATCGGTGTTCAGAGATGGGTGTTGGCATTCGACGGGGGTCATCGTTGGGGACATATGACGACAAACTTGGTAGAGTGCATAAATTCTGTCCTGAAGGGTGCACGCAACCTTCCTGTGACTGCCATTGTCAAGTCTACTTTCTATCGGCTGAACGAATTGTTCACCCGGAAGAGCGCCGAGGCTCATGAGCGTGTCCGCAATGGATTCACATATTCAGAATTTGCCACCAAAAGAGTCGAAGAAAGTTTTCGACGTGCAGGCAACATTGTGGTCAATAGGTTCGACAGGCGCAACGAGATGTTTGAGGTTCGCGAAATGCAAGATGGTTCCATTCACACTGTTAATCTCGCGCAACGACACTGCGATTGTGGCCATTTCCAGGTCGAGCGACTCCCATGCCGCCACGTCCTTGCATGTTGCGCCAACCAGCGTCTTGATTGGCAAATATATGTGCATGATGTGTACAAAATGTCCGAAATTTGCAAGGTCTACAGAGGCGAGTTTGTCCCGATGGGTGACCCATCTACGTGGGCTCCGTATGAAGGAGCGAAGGTGATCGCGAATTGGACATTGAGGCGCGCGACGAAAGGTAGACCCAAGTCAACCCgctacttgaatgagatggattcgCGGGACATGCGCCGTCCTCGCCGGTGTACTATTTGTGGACGGGAGGGACATAGCCAGAGTCGATGTCCGCAGCGCGCAGAATCAAGCTCTGCTAGGAATCAAGCTTGA
- the LOC112750055 gene encoding peroxisome biogenesis protein 3-2 isoform X2 yields the protein MLSVRDLWRRHRRKVFISVGVLGSGYLLYKLYGAHRRRLDALERELAIQRESEELMKVQMQAHFENIQTISDVMTLPHAMHNLSCRVAEELDLSQLLERLLQGKGQPSTLTQSEKLNLWERLKILSFTRMALSVWATTMLSLYTKVQVNILGRHLYIDTARRFESSSTTESGDLVDKEDQQKFLGTVDFLCQHGMPPLISDMEAATQEALKGKQLSHFFNSTALHETIMQILIIFMSQGSPHSWIKYVMPEDSATSRIDDPAPSDVTEFEQLMTEARAVLLSAEFGSILEICMKVVVNAVVEQMGAKFRGGSIAMGLPLARVLPQVAQMCPLLLEEPSKNQFIRIIKCIPEVEPFFTRLYANMPSAY from the exons ATGCTTTCCGTCAG GGATTTGTGGAGGCGCCATAGGAGGAAGGTTTTCATTTCAGTTGGTGTTTTAGGAAGTGGGTATCTTTTGTATAAGCTCTATGGTGCTCACAGGCGCAGGCTCGATGCACTTGAGAGAGAACTCGCAATTCAAAGGGAAAGTGAGGAGCTCATGAAGGTTCA AATGCAAGCTCACTTTGAGAATATTCAGACGATTTCGGATGTAATGACACTGCCTCATGCTATGCACAACTTAAGCTGTCGCGTAGCAGAAGAGTTGGATCTTTCTCAGCTTCTTGAGAGACTCCTACAAGGGAAGGGTCAACCAAGCACTTTAACGCAATCAGAGAAACTAAATTTATGGGAGAGACTCAAAATTCTAA GTTTTACAAGAATGGCGTTGTCAGTATGGGCCACAACAATGCTTAGTTTATATACGAAGGTTCAAGTAAATATTCTAGGAAGGCATCTATATATTGATACTGCACGAAGATTTGAAAGCTCTAGCACAACG GAAAGTGGAGATCTGGTTGATAAAGAAGACCAGCAGAAATTTCTAGGAACTGTTGATTTTCTCTGTCAACATGGCATGCCTCCCTTGATTTCAGATATGGAGGCGGCAACGCAAGAAGCTCTCAAAGG AAAGCAGCTGAGCCATTTCTTCAACAGTACAGCACTACATGAAACAATAATGCAGATACTCATCATATTCATGAGccaagggagtccacactccTGGATAAAGTATGTGATGCCCGAGGATTCTGCAACTTCCAGAATTGATGATCCAGCTCCTTCTGATGTGACAGAATTTGAACAACTTATGACGGAAGCGCGAGCGGTGTTATTAAG TGCTGAATTTGGGAGCATCTTAGAGATATGTATGAAAGTGGTGGTGAATGCAGTGGTGGAGCAGATGGGAGCTAAATTTAGAGGAGGAAGTATAGCAATGGGGCTGCCTCTGGCGAGAGTCTTGCCTCAAGTTGCACAGATGTGCCCTTTACTCCTTGAAGAACCCAGCAAGAATCAGTTCATCAGAATCATTAAATGTATACCAGAGGTTGAACCATTTTTCACTCGCCTCTATGCAAATATGCCAAGTGCATATTGA
- the LOC112750055 gene encoding peroxisome biogenesis protein 3-2 isoform X1, with translation MLSVRDLWRRHRRKVFISVGVLGSGYLLYKLYGAHRRRLDALERELAIQRESEELMKVQMQAHFENIQTISDVMTLPHAMHNLSCRVAEELDLSQLLERLLQGKGQPSTLTQSEKLNLWERLKILSFTRMALSVWATTMLSLYTKVQVNILGRHLYIDTARRFESSSTTVLLNGVQVTAQIPEKVGAFVTNRERESGDLVDKEDQQKFLGTVDFLCQHGMPPLISDMEAATQEALKGKQLSHFFNSTALHETIMQILIIFMSQGSPHSWIKYVMPEDSATSRIDDPAPSDVTEFEQLMTEARAVLLSAEFGSILEICMKVVVNAVVEQMGAKFRGGSIAMGLPLARVLPQVAQMCPLLLEEPSKNQFIRIIKCIPEVEPFFTRLYANMPSAY, from the exons ATGCTTTCCGTCAG GGATTTGTGGAGGCGCCATAGGAGGAAGGTTTTCATTTCAGTTGGTGTTTTAGGAAGTGGGTATCTTTTGTATAAGCTCTATGGTGCTCACAGGCGCAGGCTCGATGCACTTGAGAGAGAACTCGCAATTCAAAGGGAAAGTGAGGAGCTCATGAAGGTTCA AATGCAAGCTCACTTTGAGAATATTCAGACGATTTCGGATGTAATGACACTGCCTCATGCTATGCACAACTTAAGCTGTCGCGTAGCAGAAGAGTTGGATCTTTCTCAGCTTCTTGAGAGACTCCTACAAGGGAAGGGTCAACCAAGCACTTTAACGCAATCAGAGAAACTAAATTTATGGGAGAGACTCAAAATTCTAA GTTTTACAAGAATGGCGTTGTCAGTATGGGCCACAACAATGCTTAGTTTATATACGAAGGTTCAAGTAAATATTCTAGGAAGGCATCTATATATTGATACTGCACGAAGATTTGAAAGCTCTAGCACAACG GTCCTCCTGAATGGAGTGCAGGTGACAGCACAAATTCCTGAGAAAGTTGGAGCATTTGTGACTAATAGAGAGCGA GAAAGTGGAGATCTGGTTGATAAAGAAGACCAGCAGAAATTTCTAGGAACTGTTGATTTTCTCTGTCAACATGGCATGCCTCCCTTGATTTCAGATATGGAGGCGGCAACGCAAGAAGCTCTCAAAGG AAAGCAGCTGAGCCATTTCTTCAACAGTACAGCACTACATGAAACAATAATGCAGATACTCATCATATTCATGAGccaagggagtccacactccTGGATAAAGTATGTGATGCCCGAGGATTCTGCAACTTCCAGAATTGATGATCCAGCTCCTTCTGATGTGACAGAATTTGAACAACTTATGACGGAAGCGCGAGCGGTGTTATTAAG TGCTGAATTTGGGAGCATCTTAGAGATATGTATGAAAGTGGTGGTGAATGCAGTGGTGGAGCAGATGGGAGCTAAATTTAGAGGAGGAAGTATAGCAATGGGGCTGCCTCTGGCGAGAGTCTTGCCTCAAGTTGCACAGATGTGCCCTTTACTCCTTGAAGAACCCAGCAAGAATCAGTTCATCAGAATCATTAAATGTATACCAGAGGTTGAACCATTTTTCACTCGCCTCTATGCAAATATGCCAAGTGCATATTGA
- the LOC112750057 gene encoding xyloglucan O-acetyltransferase 1, which translates to MKKMGATTNPLFKDHYSISIISLTKRLLPWTFFALFSIAFVHLYFYPFLPFTTTPSPKTDDFSHSSYPFLHVSLPSSSPSPLSSEKEKVYEEKSCDYSNGKWVRDKRGPFYNDTNCGMMKEGRNCITHGRPDSEYLYWRWKPSECNLPTFDPNIFLQLVRNKHIAFVGDSLARNQLESLLCMISTISTPKVVHQNGDGQGKFGQWHFASHNSSISLYWSPFLVQCVEKSSTRPNNLLYLERVDEKWARHMDQLDTIVLSIGHWFLLPAIYYENGSILGCHYCPGLNHTEIGFYDVLRKALKTTLNSIIERKLRGKGKNGIIDVVVTTFSPHHFEGDWDKAGACPKTMPYEKGEKKLEGMDAEMRKIEIEEVKIANNKAKSEFGRLIRLEALDVTELALLRPDGHPGPYMNPFPFASGVQEHVQNDCVHWCLPGPIDTWNEILMQIMRKWEK; encoded by the exons aTGAAAAAAATGGGAGCTACCACAAATCCATTATTCAAGGATCATTATTCCATTTCAATTATCTCACTCACAAAGAGGCTTCTTCCTTGgactttctttgctcttttttCCATAGCTTTTGTTCATTTGTACTTCTATCCTTTTCTACCTTTTACTACTACTCCATCACCAAAAACTGATGACTTCTCCCACTCCTCTTACCCTTTTCTTCATGTTTCTCTCCCTTCTTCTTCACCGTCTCCTTTGTCTTCAG AAAAGGAAAAAGTTTATGAAGAAAAATCATGTGATTACTCTAATGGCAAATGGGTCCGTGACAAGAGAGGACCTTTTTACAATGATACAAATTGTGGCATGATGAAAGAAGGTAGAAATTGCATAACACATGGAAGACCTGACTCAGAGTACCTTTATTGGCGATGGAAGCCAAGTGAATGCAACCTTCCAACGTTTGACCCCAACATTTTTCTCCAACTTGTTAGGAACAAGCACATTGCTTTCGTTGGTGACTCTCTTGCTAGGAACCAATTAGAGTCACTACTATGCATGATATCCACTATTTCAACTCCAAAAGTTGTGCACCAAAATGGTGATGGTCAAGGTAAATTTGGTCAATGGCACTTTGCTTCACACAATTCAAGCATATCATTGTATTGGTCTCCATTTCTTGTTCAATGTGTTGAGAAATCAAGCACAAGGCCCAATAATTTGTTGTATTTGGAGCGTGTTGATGAGAAATGGGCTAGGCATATGGATCAGCTGGACACGATTGTGTTATCAATTGGGCATTGGTTTTTGCTTCCAGCAATTTACTATGAAAATGGTTCAATTCTAGGTTGTCATTACTGTCCTGGTCTTAATCACACAGAGATTGGATTTTATGATGTGTTAAGGAAGGCTTTGAAGACTACACTTAATAGCATAATTGAGAGGAAATTAAGAGGTAAGGGCAAAAATGGAATTATCGATGTGGTTGTGACAACATTTTCACCCCATCATTTTGAAGGTGATTGGGATAAGGCTGGTGCATGTCCAAAAACTATGCCTTATGAGAAGGGGGAGAAGAAACTTGAAGGAATGGATGCTGAGATGAGgaagattgagattgaagaagTGAAAATTGCTAATAATAAGGCCAAATCCGAATTTGGAAGGCTTATTAGGTTAGAGGCATTAGATGTAACGGAATTAGCATTGTTGAGACCTGATGGGCACCCTGGTCCTTACATGAATCCTTTTCCATTTGCCAGTGGAGTTCAAGAACATGTGCAAAATGATTGTGTTCATTGGTGTTTGCCAGGGCCTATAGACACGTGGAATGAGATTTTGATGCAGATCATGAGAAAATGGGAGAAATAG
- the LOC112748171 gene encoding uncharacterized protein gives MAKQQAIVQIYSDWEESYNKVSRVVLYYDGHLVIHNCNKFDKVFWAPPYVEAFKHCKPFIFVDGMHLYGKYGGVLLIAVAQDDNINILPVAFAIVESRTTES, from the exons ATGGCGAAGCAACAGGCAATTGTGCAAATATACAgtgattgggaggagtcatataATAAGGTGTCGAG GGTGGTATTGTACTATGATGGGCACTTGGTGATACACAACTGCAACAAATTTGATAAGGTATTCTGGGCTCCTCCCTATGTGGAGGCTTTCAAGCATTGTAAGCCCTTCATCTTCGTCGATGGCATGCATCTGTATGGCAAATATGGTGGTGTGTTGCTAATTGCAGTGGCACAAGACGATAACATTAACATTCTTCCTGTGGCATTTGCAATTGTCGAGTCTAGGACTACAGAGTCCTGA